The DNA window ATTCGGGCGGTGATCGGCCTTGGCCATGGCTTGGGCATGTCGATCGTTGCCGAGGGCGTGGAAACCCAGGAACAACTCGGCTTCCTCGCCGATGAGGGCTGCGACTCTGTGCAAGGCTATTTCATCGGCAAACCTGCGCCGATCGGACAGCATACCGCGCTGGTCGGCCGCGCCGTTGGCAATGCGATGGAGCCCGCGCGCAAGACCGGCTAGAACCCCGGGATGGCGGACTACGATCTTGCGATCATCGGCGGCGGCTTGAATGGCGTCAGCGTCGCGCGCGATGCGGCGGGACGGGGCCTGCGCGTGATCCTGCTGGAGCAGGGCGACCTCGGCGGGGCGGCATCCTCGGCTACGCCGCGCATGATCCATGGCGATCTCGCCATGCTGGAGCGCCGGGCGTTTTTGCGCGTGCGCGCGGCGTTGGCCGAGCGTGATATCTGGCTGCGGATCGCGCCGCATCTGGTGCGCCCGATGCGGTTTGCGATCCCTGCCCATTCCGACGAGCGTCCACCGTGGTTGCTGCGCTCCGGGTTGCTGCTCTACGACCGGCTCGCCTCGCGCCCGCGCCTGCCGGCGTCGGCGACGGTCGATGTCACCCATCATCCGATCGGCAATGCGCTGAAGCGGCCGTTCGGCACCGCGTTTGAATATTCCGATTGCGTGGTGGACGATTCGCGGCTGGTGATCGCCAATGCCGTCGATGCCGCGGAGCGGGGTGCTGCGATCCGCACCGGCGCGCGCTGCGTTCGCGCCGACCGGCTCGACATCTGGCGGCTGGCCACTATCGATCGCGGCCGCCGCCAAGTGGTCACCGCGCGGGCGCTGGCCAACGCGTCAGGCGCCTGGACCGCGTCGGTCGCGGAAACCGTGTTGCGGGTGCCGCCGCCGAAGGTCGGCATGGCCCAGATGAGCCAGATTTTGGTGCGGCGCCTGTTCGATACCGATAACGTCTATGTGTTCCAGAACATCGACCGGCGGCTGATTTTCGCCAGCCCCTACGAGCGCGATTTCACGCTGGTCGGCACCGTGGCGCACGGCTTCAAGGGCGATCCTGCCGTCGTGTCGATGGCGGCATCCGACGTCGCCTATCTCTGCGACGCCGCCAACCGGTATTTTCGCCAGCGCGTCGAGCCGGTCGATGTCGTCAGGACGATTTCCGGCGCCAACATGGTCATCGATCCGTCAGGCCAGCACGCGGCGCGGGACGGCGCGATGGCGTTCGATGCCGGGCGCGGCAACGCTCCCC is part of the Bradyrhizobium erythrophlei genome and encodes:
- a CDS encoding glycerol-3-phosphate dehydrogenase; the protein is MADYDLAIIGGGLNGVSVARDAAGRGLRVILLEQGDLGGAASSATPRMIHGDLAMLERRAFLRVRAALAERDIWLRIAPHLVRPMRFAIPAHSDERPPWLLRSGLLLYDRLASRPRLPASATVDVTHHPIGNALKRPFGTAFEYSDCVVDDSRLVIANAVDAAERGAAIRTGARCVRADRLDIWRLATIDRGRRQVVTARALANASGAWTASVAETVLRVPPPKVGMAQMSQILVRRLFDTDNVYVFQNIDRRLIFASPYERDFTLVGTVAHGFKGDPAVVSMAASDVAYLCDAANRYFRQRVEPVDVVRTISGANMVIDPSGQHAARDGAMAFDAGRGNAPLLTVFGGDVTTSRLRAERAVSRLTPYYPMSPRWTATAPLPGGDFAWEKFDERVDAARERWRFLTEPQAQRLVGAYGTRLEAVYGHAKDRADLGPAFGPELTGAEVRYLMKQEWARFPDDILWRRSKLGLTMPPGDRDALAAFMAAAG